The DNA segment AAGGCGATCCTGTCCTTGCGGCCGCCCGCCTGGCTGGAGCCGGAGGCTGATGGGGCCACGCTCGCCGCCGCGACCGCATGTCGCAGCGCGCCGCGATCCGCGTTCAGGCGGACCAGGGCCAGGTGGGCTATCCCATCTTGAAGCTCTAGAAGGGCCCTGGCCAGGTATGCAACCGTTACCGTCGCTGCCCCTGCCTGGCGGGCTTCAGCCTCGGCAGACTCCACGACGGTTCGGCTCCTTTCAGTGAACTGCAGCATGGTGTCGCCTCCTCGTCCATTCGAACGCTCGAGCCTTCCTGACCAACCATGGCGCCACGGCTGCATGGACCCATCATCCCGTGCCGCGGCTCTCAGGGCCCCCAGGCCAAGGCTGCCACCCTCCGTCCAGCTCGCGCTGAATCTGATCGCCGTCGAGGCGGTAGCGGGGCCAGCGACGGTCCGCGTCGGTGTTGAGGGCGTGAACCAGCACGGCCGCCTGGGCCCGCAAGCGCTCCCGCTCGGATTCGGGCAGGAGGCCCCCGGGTGCCAGGGCCAGTCGCTGTCCGCACCCGTGGAGCAGGTGTTCCGCCGCCTCGAAGAGGGCAGCCTCGATCACCTGGTTGTCGCTCAGGTCGA comes from the Limnochorda pilosa genome and includes:
- a CDS encoding Clp protease N-terminal domain-containing protein → MLQFTERSRTVVESAEAEARQAGAATVTVAYLARALLELQDGIAHLALVRLNADRGALRHAVAAASVAPSASGSSQAGGRKDRIAFAPKAKALLEAAAREAEVLGHRYLGTEHLLLALAASTDPAGEALRRAGVTREAALKAVREVLTSG